In Capsicum annuum cultivar UCD-10X-F1 chromosome 11, UCD10Xv1.1, whole genome shotgun sequence, one genomic interval encodes:
- the LOC124888671 gene encoding protein phosphatase inhibitor 2-like, which yields MGVKWDEAKLEEIEANKPVRMKITEPKTPYHQPKIDDDDNFEEHCNGNDEMDASCSSKSRSYDPHKDDDYHDVHMDHDNDNDNDDDEDEEESERKRNFIEHRRGHYDEYKRIKELQRNGSLLKEFPVDDDDDGDDDGVKGIIDEEKEDTSL from the coding sequence ATGGGCGTAAAATGGGACGAGGCAAAATTGGAGGAGATTGAAGCGAATAAACCGGTGAGAATGAAGATCACGGAGCCAAAGACACCATATCATCAACCcaaaattgatgatgatgataattttgaGGAACATTGCAATGGAAACGATGAAATGGATGCATCATGTTCAAGTAAAAGTAGATCTTATGATCCTCATAAGGATGATGACTATCATGATGTTCATATGGAccatgataatgataatgataatgatgacgaTGAAGATGAGGAGGAATCAGAGAGGAAAAGGAATTTCATAGAGCATAGAAGAGGTCATTATGATGAATATAAGAGAATCAAAGAGCTGCAAAGAAATGGATCCCTTCTAAAAGAATTTCCtgtcgatgatgatgatgatggtgatgatgatggtgttaAAGGTATAATTGATGAAGAAAAGGAAGACACTTCTTTGTAG